The genomic window CGCATTGTGTGCGCTGGGGTCGATGCCGGGGATGGCGCTGCGGCCGCTGGAAGGTGTAAAGAGCTGGGCGTGGCACCTGATGCAGAGTTCACGACTGCGGTCGATGGCGAGTTTTTCCGGGTTCTCGGGGTGACCAAAGGCGGCGCCGTGGCAGTTCTCGCAGGGAATCATCTCATGCCCTGAAGCGGCCAACTCCGCGCTCCTGTCGTCATGACATTCACTGCAGTAAGCGCTGTCCTTGTACTTGGCAGGGAAGTCTTTCCATTCCTGCTCGTTGCTCAGACGGTGGAAGCCGAACATGTACCCCCGTTCGTAGGTGCCAAAATCATCGGGAACATAAAGCGTCCGGAACAGCAGAATCAGGACGACCAGACCGATGACCACAAAGAGTGGGCGCCAGACATGACTTTTCACGCGCAATTCCCCTTTCGGCTGA from Desulfuromonadales bacterium includes these protein-coding regions:
- a CDS encoding cytochrome c3 family protein, producing QPKGELRVKSHVWRPLFVVIGLVVLILLFRTLYVPDDFGTYERGYMFGFHRLSNEQEWKDFPAKYKDSAYCSECHDDRSAELAASGHEMIPCENCHGAAFGHPENPEKLAIDRSRELCIRCHAQLFTPSSGRSAIPGIDPSAHNAGVECSECHNPHNPSLEEM